A single genomic interval of Ictalurus furcatus strain D&B chromosome 20, Billie_1.0, whole genome shotgun sequence harbors:
- the neurod6b gene encoding neurogenic differentiation factor 6-B encodes MLTAPPDEPDAMREPQFGASFPRSSIHDSLRQEQQDHRRQRFENLDLRDERSDRDEEERDEDQDEEQDEGGLNKRRNPRRRQSGATCSDRARLRRQEANARERSRMHGLNSALESLRKVVPCYSSAQKLSKIETLRLAKNYIRALSETLSAGTRPDLVAFARTLCKGLSQPTTNLVAGCLQLNAGRFLASPGDVSPPCDAPYAYANAETSRADASKHFRPFSYCNMFDSYYNSASPDSQLSPPMNYNGVFSFQKPDEQTECVASCRYGATCCGAPGRASISRPSAYTASPDSHFPNELRMRNQPFQTQEQLNPVYHN; translated from the coding sequence ATGTTGACCGCGCCACCAGATGAGCCAGACGCAATGCGTGAGCCTCAGTTCGGAGCGAGCTTTCCACGTTCAAGCATCCATGACAGTCTGAGACAAGAGCAACAAGATCATCGCAGACAACGGTTCGAGAATTTAGACCTACGTGACGAACGATCGGACAGGGACGAAGAAGAAAGAGACGAAGACCAAGACGAAGAGCAGGACGAGGGCGGTCTAAACAAAAGGCGCAATCCAAGAAGACGCCAGTCAGGCGCCACGTGCTCGGACAGGGCCCGGCTGCGGCGCCAGGAGGCGAACGCACGCGAGCGCAGTCGGATGCACGGTCTGAACAGTGCGCTGGAGAGCCTACGCAAGGTTGTGCCGTGCTACTCAAGTGCTCAGAAGCTGTCCAAGATAGAAACCCTGCGTCTGGCCAAGAACTACATCCGGGCCTTGTCAGAGACGCTCAGTGCTGGCACACGGCCCGACCTCGTGGCGTTTGCACGAACCCTGTGCAAAGGTCTATCTCAACCCACCACCAACTTGGTAGCGGGGTGCCTGCAGCTGAACGCGGGACGTTTCCTCGCCAGTCCTGGTGACGTGTCGCCTCCGTGCGATGCCCCCTACGCGTATGCGAACGCAGAAACGAGCCGCGCAGACGCCTCCAAACATTTCCGCCCTTTCTCCTACTGCAACATGTTTGACTCCTATTACAACAGCGCGTCTCCGGACAGCCAGCTCAGCCCGCCTATGAACTATAACGGCGTGTTCTCGTTTCAGAAACCCGACGAGCAGACGGAGTGCGTCGCGAGCTGCCGGTACGGCGCGACATGCTGCGGCGCCCCGGGACGCGCTTCCATCAGCCGGCCTTCCGCCTACACAGCGTCTCCTGACAGCCACTTTCCAAACGAGCTGCGCATGCGCAATCAGCCCTTCCAAACCCAAGAACAATTGAACCCGGTGTACCATAATTAA